CGCTTGGCAGGTTCGTCCTCACGTCGTTGAATTCGACGGCGTTCATGAAGCCGGGTCCGCGGATGTCGACGATTTCCGGTGCTTTCTCGCGGATGGCCGCAAGGCGCTGCTTCAGCCGGTTGCCGAGCTGGTTCGCCCGCTCGCACAGGTTCTCCTCGGCAATCACGTCGAGGACCGCATGCGCGGCGGCGATGCCGAGCGGATTGCCGCCATAGGTCCCGCCGAGGCCGCCCGGCCCGGGCGCGTCCATGATCTCGGCTCGGCCGGTGACGGCCGCAAGCGGGAAGCCGCCGGCGAGGCTCTTCGCCATCGTCGTCAGATCCGGCGCGACACCGTGATGTTCCATGGCGAAGAGCTTGCCGGTGCGGGCAAAGCCGGTCTGCACCTCGTCGGCGATCAGCAGGATGCCGTGCTGGTCGCAGATCTCGCGAAGCGCCTTCATGAAGGCGGTCGGGACCGGGTAGAAGCCGCCTTCTCCCTGAACCGGCTCGATGATGATCGCCGCGACACGGGCCGGATCGACATCGGCCGCGAAGAGCTTCTTCAGCGCCGAAAGCGACTGCTCGACAGTCACGCCGTGAAGCTCGATCGGGAAGGGGGCGTGGAAGACGTCTGCCGGCATCGCGCCGAAACCGACCTTGTACGGGACGACCTTGCCCGTCAGCGCCATGCCCATGAAGGTGCGGCCGTGGAAACCGCCCCCGAAGGCGACAACCGCCTGGCGGCCCGTCGCGGCGCGCGCGATCTTGACGGCGTTCTCGACGGCTTCCGCGCCGGTCGTGACGAAGATGGTCTTCTTCGCGAACTCGCCTGGCACGATCGCGTTCAGGCGCTCCGCGAGATGCACGTAGTTTTCATAGGGCACCACCTGGTGGCAGGTGTGGGTGAAGCGATCGAGCTGCGCCTTGACGGCAGCGATCACCTTCGGGTGGCGGTGGCCGGTATTGACCACGGCGATGCCGGCGGCAAAGTCGATGTAGCGGTTGCCTTCCTTGTCGAAGATCTCCGCGTTTTCCGCGCGCTCGGCATAGACCTGCGTGGTCATTCCGACACCGCGGGAGATGGCTGCATTCTTGCGATCTGTGAGGCTCGTCATCGTTGTCGTCCTGGTCGAGAGGGAATATATTGCATTTTTTCTGCAACTTTTCTCAGGAAGAGGTACATTTTTCAGGATGGATTGCAAATCAAATTTGCTGATCGAGACAACACCCGGATTGATGGGCGCTTCTTGTGCAGCCGCCGCGCTCGCGGCTAGATAGCCGCCAGCGATCGGCGGCACGGATCCGGCACGGTGATGAGGATATGAATTGATGGGCGGTATTGGCACCATTCGCTACAAGGTTGCCGAGGCGGCAAGGCTAGCGGGCGTGTCCGCTTCGACGCTCAGGCTTTGGGAAACGCAAGGTCTCGTCGTGCCGGAGCGTTCGGTGACGGGGCATAGACAATATACCGATGCCGATCTCGCCCGGCTGAAGCGCATTTCCTGGTTCCGCTCCGAACGCGGCCTCAACCCCGCAGCGATCAGGGAGGCTCTGGAGGCTGAAAGCGCCTTTACCGAAGACGAAAATGGCTCCGCCACGCCGACCGACGACAATGGCGACCTGCAGGTCGGGCGGAAGCTGCGCAGTCTGAGACATGCCGCAGGCAAGACGCTGGAGCAGGTGGCCGGCGACATCGGCATCGCCGCATCCGTGCTCTCGACCCTGGAGCGGACGTCGCAGGGCGTCTCCGTCGCCGTTCTGCACAACCTCGCCGAATATTTCGGAACCACCGTATCGAGCCTCTCCGGCGAAGGTGAGACAAGAGCGCGGGCGCTCGTGCGGGCCGGCGAATGGCGCAACTGGCCGCGCACGACACCGGGGGTGACGGTGCAGTTGCTGGCCGAAGGCAAGAACCAGATGGATTGCCATCGCTTCGTTCTGGCACCAGGCGCCTCAAGCGAGGGCGCCTACCGGCATGAGGGGGAGGAATTCGTCTACGTTCTTTCCGGACGCGTGGAGTTCGTGCTGGATTCGGATCAGTTCTACGATCTCCACCCGGGCGACTCCCTTTATTTCGAGAGCCGCCGCCGCCATGCCTGGTCGAACAGGCACGACGGCGAAACCGTGTTGTTGTGGATCAATACGCCGCCGACGTTTTGATAGAAGACATCGGCACTTACAGCGTGAAAATAATTCAGATGTTTATGTGCTGACAGATGTATTCCGACGTAATGAGTCGGGCCGCTGCCAACCACAACGCCTACTCAATCGCGCCGACGCTGAATATTGCGCGCAAGACACACTCCCGGCGTCTTGGGGATCGGCCGACTATGTTGATGAAGGGCGGAACAAAGTTTGGCCCGATTCCCCCGTTCAGCCTCGAACAGTTCTTTAGCCTGCCCGACTGCTTGCTTCCGTCGCCAAGCGTTCAACGAACCTGATTGCAGACGATGCACCTGTTTGCGATTCGACGGAAGAAAGCTCGAACGGAGAGGGAGTGTTGATGCAGATGGTGCGCGACCAGCAGCTGGACGGCCTGAGAGCCGTAGCGGTCACAATGGTGCTCTACGCGCATTTCTTCGCGGCTGATGGATCCCATTGGGGCCATCTCGGCGTTCGGCTGTTTTTCGTATTGAGCGGCTTCCTGATAACGCGCCTGCTGCTCGATGCGCGCGACGCTGCCCGTTTCGAGCCGGCGACGGCACTCAAATCCTTCTACGCGCGCCGCGCACTTCGCATCTTACCCCCTTACTTCGCCGTCCTCGCCGCCGTCTTTTTCCTTGATCTGGAACGATCGAAGGAGGTCATGGCGTGGCACGCCCTCTATCTGTCCAATTTCTGGTACGCGCTGCAGAACGAATGGACGCCGTGGGTTCTCTGTCATACGTGGAGTCTGAGCATCGAGGAGCAGTTCTACCTCGTATGGCCATTGATCGTGCTGCTCGTGCCGCGCCGGTCGGTTGCCGGGGTTTGCATCGGCGTTATCGTTTGCTCGCTCGCCTACCGCTTTTACTGGCCGCTCACCGGTACTCCATCACTCGCGCGGGACCTTTTGCCGCCGGCGTCGATGGATGCGCTGGCCGTGGGCGCGCTGCTCGCCGCCCGCCCATCCTGGCGAGTCGGTTGGCCGGCATGGGCAAAACTGAGCTGGATGCCGCTTTCGCTCGCTTCGCTCGTCCTCGTGTGGTCGAAGCCGGTTGCCATGTCACCGGTCGTCGCGTGGTTCGCCTGGATTGGCCTGGAGGTCCTCCCGCTCCTGCCGCTCGCCATGCTGGTCGGCGGCTGTTCGAAGGGGATCGGCGGGCTCGCCGGTCGGCTCGTCGCGCTTTCGCCTTTGGCGGCGCTCGGCCGGATCAGCTATGGCGTCTATCTTTTCCACGCGGTCGTGCTGGCCCTGGTCGTTCAAGCGCAGCCTTTCATCCCGGTCAATGTCTCGGATCAGGGGGCAGGGCGGTTCGTCGTTGCGGGCTCCCTGACCCTGATGCTCGCCTCGGTTTCCTGGCTGTTCTTCGAAAAGCCGCTCAACGGGCTGAAGCGGCACTTTTCCTATATTCGTTCCGACGGCGGAGCCGGGGCGGCAGTCGCTATCCCTGGCGCCGGTCGTGACGAAGCCCTGCAGCCCCAGAACCTTCGATAAGCTCACGAGCCGAACCATGCCGACGCCCCTCGTCTCCATCGTCCTGCCTGTCTACAATGCGGAGCCGTACATCGCCGCAGCTATCGAGAGCGTGTTGCGCCAGGACTACGAGCGTCTGGAGGTAATCGCGATCGACGACGGGTCGACGGATCGGTCGCGGGACATTCTCGAACGCTATCGCAAGAGCGATTCTCGCGTTTCCATCATTTCCCGCGAGAACCGCGGCCTCATAGCGACACTGAATGAAGGCCTCGCGCTTGCAAAGGGCGAGCTTGTCGCGCGAATGGATGCCGACGACATCGCCTATCCGTCGCGCCTGTCGCGTCAGGTCGCATTGTTTTCCGCAGAGCCCCGGCTCGCCCTTTCCGGCACGGGCATCGACATGCTGATCGGCAATCGGATCATCCGCGGCAAGCCCAATCCCATATACCGCCCGGGAAGCCTGCGAATCCTGTCGATGTTCTTCACCATCTTCATGCACTCGACCGTGATCTATAACCGTAATGTCATCCCGGAAGAGATGCTCCGCTACGACCCGAACTATGTGCATGCGGAAGATTTCGATCTCTTCAGGCGGGTCGCGGATCGTTTCCCAGTCCACATGATCGACGAGGCGCTGGTCGCCTATCGCATCCATGAGGATAGCGTGACCAGCAAGCACAAGCGGCAGATGCGCCGAACCCATTTGACCATCGTCGCCGAGAACCTGGCGCGGGATGCCCTTCTCGGAGAATCCGCAGCCCTCGAAGCGATCGGCGCCGCGGTGACGAGCGAGACGGTGGCACGTCTTGCCGACTGGGTCCTGGCGCTCGAGGGTGAGATTTCGGCCCAGCCGGGCGAGGTTCGGCGTGCCTATGAGGACGGCGCCCTTTGCTTCTTCTACTTCCTCTACCAGCTCATCGCCGACGAGGAGCAGCCGCGACTGACCCATGAGTTCCTGACGCGGACCGGGAAATGGGGCCTCATCCGCCGCCGCGAGCGATACGGGCTGCTTGCGGCGGCTCGCGCACCCTGGTGCAGCCGGATTTCGCTCGCCGCGAGCAAGCGGGTGGATCGGCTCGCGCGCCACCTGCAGTCGGTGCCCGCCGCGAGCGTGCTTTCCGGGCATGGCTGGACCTGACATGGCCGTCGAACAGCCTGCAAAAGCGCAGAAACATCCAAGAGCAGCGGCTGCTCGGCACTCGGTGGCCGCTTCATTGTCCGAAGCGTCGGAGCCGTTGGTCAGCTTCATCGTCTGCACGCGCAACCGCGTCCGGGCGCTTGGCGCCTCGATCCGATCGATCGAGGCCGCATGCCATGCCCATGCGGCGAACAGGAGCGAACTCGTCGTCGTCGACAACGGCTCCACGGACGGCACCCCGGAAGAACTCGCACGCATGGCAGCAGCCTCGACAATGCCGATCACGCTCGCCACCGAGCCTCGCCCGGGTCTCGCCGCGGCACGCAATACAGGGATGGCACGCGCGCGGGGCCGGATTCTCGTCTTCATCGACGACGACTGCGAGGTGGACAGGAACTATCTCGCCGACCTCCAACGGCACTACGCCAGTGGCGACGCGCGGGTCATCCGCGGAGGACGCGTGGAACTCGGCGATCCTGCCGACCTGCCGTTCACCATCAAGCGGTCGAAGGTCGCGGCACGTCTGACCCGCGATGTCCACCCCGGCGGCTTCGTGCTCGGCTGCAACATGACCATGCATCGCGACGTCGCGGCACGCATCGGTCCATTCGACGAGCGCTTCGGCGCAGGCGCGCCGCTGAAGGCCGCGGAAGATACGGATTACCTGGTCCGGGCATTTCAGCTCGGCATTCCGGTCGAATACGTGCCGGATATGATCGTCCATCATCATCACGGCCGCCGTTTTCGTGCGGCGATCGAAGAACTGCATCGTAATTACAGCCTCGGCAATGGCGGGCTCTGTCTGAAGCACCTGCTCGGCGCGCCCTGGCTCCTCAAGCATTTCGGCTGGACCGTCAGGTCCGCATGCGGCGAAGTTTTCGGAGGCGCCCGCTTCGACCCAAAGCTGCAACTGTCACATTGGCCGATCGTTTCGATGAACATTGTCGGCGCCGCGCGCTTCGCGCGGATTGCCATGGCAAACGCGGCGCAACCGACCGAACGGCGCCAGCCCGAACAAGCAGCACCGAAGCTCAGGTGAGGACCGCATATGCGTAGATTCCTATTGCCGGGACTGGAGGTCCTGCGCGGCGCGCTGGGGCGGCAAATGCGCCTGCTGCCGGTCGTCGTCATTCTCGGCCTTGCCAGCGCCGCGCTCGAAGGCGCCGGCATCGGCCTCATCATTCCGATGCTGGGCATCATCGCAGGAGATGGACAAGCCAACGGCTTGAGCGGCATTTCCGCTTACTTTCAGGCGGTAGGAGCGGGCTTGGGAGACGGCGAACGCCTGCTGGTCATTGCGGCCGCCGTGCTCGCGCTGATCGTGCTCAAGAATATCCTCGCCTTCGCTAACACGCTGCTCACGACCTTCATCTACGGCAAGGCCAGCCACGCCATCCGCAGCGCGCTTTCGGATCAGCTCCTGCGGATTGGATATCCGTTCTTCATGCAGCAAAGTCCCGGCCGGCTGCTCAACATCATCTCCAACGAGTCATGGCGCGCGTCCGACGCGATCCAGACGGTCCTTTCGTCTATCGTGCACGGCTCGGCGGCGGTCATCCTGCTCGCCTTTCTCTTGCTCATGTCCTGGCAGATGACGCTGTTCGTGGCGCTCGGCCTCGTCCTTGTCCAGCTTGCCCATGCAGCGCTCTCCGCGACGCTCAAGGGCCCAAGCCGCCATGTGACCTCCTTCAACAGCGAGCTTGCCGCCAGAATGCTGCATCTCGTTCATGCCGGAAGGCTGATCCGCGTGTTCGGCCAGGAAACACGCGAGAAGGATGCATTCGATTCCGCGTCCGACGCTGTTCGCCGTGCCGGCTTTGCGCTCCAGTCACGACAGGGGGCGCTGCCGCCGCTGACCGAGGTGCTCCACTCGGCGTTGTTTCTGGCCGTGGTGGTAAGCGCCTGGTCCGTCGGCGTCAGCTTTCCGGTGATCGTCGCCTTCGTCGTGCTGCTATATCGACTGCAGCCGCATATGCGCGCCCTGCAGATGTCCTGGAGCCAGATTCAGGGCTGGAGCGGATCGCTCGAAGAGGTGCGTTGGCTTCTCGACTCCTCCGACAAGCCGAAGCCTCCTCAGGGCAATGCCCCGGTCGACGGCCTGCGCGAGGGCATGAAATTCGACCGGGTGACCTTCAGGTATCCCGGTTCCGAGGTGCGTCCCCTGGTGCTGCATTCCGCAAGCTTCGAAATCCGCAGCGGCCGTTCCACCGCAATCATCGGCCGTTCCGGCGCCGGAAAGACGACGATCGTCAATCTCCTCTGCCGTTTCGTGGAGCCGGATGAAGGACGCATCCTCGTCGATGGCGTGCCGCTCGACGAGCTCGATCCCGTTCAGTGGCGGCGCCAGATCGCGGTCGCCAGCCAGGACCTCGAACTGGTGGACGGCACCATCCTGGAAAACATCACCTACGGTCAAAGCGCCACACCTGCAGAAGCGGAACGCGCCGCGAAGCTTGCCGAAGCGCACGGCTTCATCGAGCAGCTGCCGCAGGGCTATGAGACGCTCGTCGGCTACAGGGGTGCAAGCCTCTCGGCAGGCCAACGCCAGCGCATCGCGCTTGCCAGAGCGCTGGTGCGCGATCCGGCGATCCTGATCCTCGACGAGGCGACGAATGCGGTGGACGGCCTGTCGGAGGCGGCGATCGTCGAGACGTTGAGATCGAGGGCCGGCAGGCGCACGACGATCGTGATCAGCCATCACCGGAGCACGATCTCGTTCTGCGACGACGTCGTGGTCCTCGGCTCCGGGCGCGTCAAGGGCCAGGCCGCGCTGGCGGACGTCGCGTCGCTCAGCATGGACCAGCTCTACGAGCATGAGACCGGCACGGGGGGCGGAGGGTAGAGGTTTGCGGCACGGGCGCAGACTGCCGGATGCAGGGCGCGCGAGGACCCCGGCTGCTTGTCCATCGACCCTGGTTGCGGGCGCTGAGGCGCGGCCCCTCTACCCGCTGCCGCGACCTCCCCGTTTGGACGGGGAGAAGGGGCCGGCAGGCGGAGGGGGGCTCTGATCTGAAAATTATGCGGCGGCGTAGCGCTTGGCCATCTCCGGCAACCGCAGCACCCGGATCTTCGATGCCTGGCCGGCGGCGTGGAAGGCCTCGAAGCGCTCCTTGCAGACCTCGGTCATGTGGGCAATTGCCGGCTTCAGATAGTTGCGCGGATCGAAATTATCCGGATGTTCGATATGGTGCTTGCGGATCTCGCCGGTGAAAGCGAGGCGGAGGTCCGTGTCGATATTGACCTTGCGCACACCGAGCGGAATGGCCTTCTGAATCTCGGACACCGGAACGCCCCAGGTCTTCTTCATCTTGCCGCCATAGGCGTTGAAGAGTTCCTGGAGATCGGCGGGGACGCTCGAGGAACCGTGCATGACGAGGTGGGTGTTCGGCAGACGCTTGTTGATCTTGGCGATCGTCTCGATCGAGAGGATCTCGCCGTCGGGTTCGCGGGTGAACTTGTAGGCGCCGTGGCTGGTGCCGATGGCGACCGCAAGAGCGTCGACGCCGGTCTTCGAAACGAAGTCGAGGGCCTGCTCGGGGTCGGTCAGCAGTTCCTCGCGTGAGAGCTTGCCTTCAAATCCATGGCCGTCCTCCTTGTCGCCGGCACCCGTTTCCAGATTGCCGAGGCAGCCGAGTTCCCCTTCGACGGAAACGCCGGCAGCATGGGCGATCTTCACGACTTCCGCGGTGACGGCGACATTATATTCGTAGCTCGCGACGGTCTTGCCGTCCTTCTCCAGCGAGCCGTCCATCATCACGGAGGTGAAGCCGTTGGTAATCGCCGAGATGCAGGTCGACGGCTGGTCGCCATGGTCGAGGTGGAGGCAGACGGGGATATGCGGATATTCTTCCGCAGCGCCGAGGATCAGATGGCGCAGAAACGCATCGCCGGCATAGGCCCGCGCGCCGCGGCTTGCCTGCAGGATGACAGGAGAGTCGGTCGCATCCGCGGCCCTCATGACGGCCTGGATATATTCGAGATTGTTCACATTGAAGGCCGGCAGTGCGTAATTGTTCTCTGCCGCGTGGTCGAGCAGTTGCCGCAATGTGATCAATGCCATTCTTAACTCCCTGATGCTCCGCGCCACTCCAGGCGCCAGTTCAAGCGCACAATAATTCATGCGGGGCGTTTGGCAACCGGGCCGGCGGTCGTGCCGGTCGCTTGATGGACGTGCGTCAGACCAAATTGCTGTGGATGAGAAATCCCCCTGCCAGAAATCGCTACTTTCGCCCTCTGGTGGTGTTGCCAATCTCAGTTGTGCCCGCAGAGCAGCCGCGGGTTTTCGCGGCCGGCGGCAGGTTCGGTCCGGATCGTGGCGGCGTTCGGCGTCCGCATGAGAGTGAGCCGATGTGCAAAAAGATTGCAGCGATCCGGGGAATTTTTTATGCATATTACGTAAAGTGCCGCTACAATTCATGAAGGTTGCATGACTGCTCTTTCGGAGCATTCTTCCGTAACGAAGCGCAACATGCCGAAGCGATCTACAACGTTGCAGGTGGATCTCCACGCGCCGGGGCCGGCCGGCAGACCTGCGTCGTGAAAGGGAGGAAATTCGTCGCAAACGCCTATACAACCTGAGCGATTATCGGCGTTCGCGTTTTAAAGAGAAGGCTGCAATTTTCCGGGCAGATCGCTTGCGTTCGCTGAAAATTTGCACTTCTCTCCTGCGATCAATGAACCCAAAACGAGGGGAAGGAGAAGAAAAATGGCTTCACTGAAACTCAATCTCAGGGCCGCTGCGCTCATAGGCTCGCTGCTCATCGGGGCAAGCCCCGCGCTCGCCGAGGCGGTACTTCACCGCGGCAATGCCGGCGAACCGCAGACGCTCGACCAGGCCCACACCTCCATCAACATCGAGGAGTTCATCCTCAAGGACCTCTATGAAGGCCTGACGATCTACGATGCCGCGGGCAAGATCGTTCCGGGCGCCGCCGAAACCTGGGAGCTTTCGGACGACGGTACCGTCTACACGTTCAAACTGCGTGCCGATGCCAAGTGGTCGGACGGATCGCCGGTGACGGCAGAGGATTTCGCCTTCTCCTTCCGCCGCGTGGAGGATCCGAAGACCGCGGCCGAATACGCCAACATCCTCTTCCCGATCAAGAACGCCGAAAAGGTCAACAAGGGCGAAGTGCCGGTCGACCAGCTCGGCGTAAAGGCCGTCGACGAAAAGACCCTGGAGGTTACCCTCGAACGGCCGACGCCCTTCTTCCTGGAACTGCTCGCACACCAGACGGCGCTTCCGGTCAGCAAGGCGAGCGTCGAAAAGAACGGCGCGGACTTCGTCAAACCGGGTGTGATGGTTTCGAATGGCGCATTCAAGCTGACGGCGCATGTGCCGAACGACAGCCTGACGGTGGAGAAGAACACCAATTATTGGGATGCCGCCAATGTCAAGCTCGACAAGGTGATCTTCTATCCGATCGACGATCAGGCGGCCTCTGTCCGTCGTTTCGAAGCGAAGGAAATGGATCTCGCCTACAACTTCTCCGCCGACCAGATCGAGCGCCTGCGCACGTCCTATGGAGAGCAGGTGCACGTTTCCCCGACGCTTGCCACCTACTACTACGCTTTCGACACCCGCCAGGAGCCCTATAGCGATGTCCGCGTCCGCCGGGCACTTTCGATGGCGGTCGACCGCGACTTCCTTGCCAAGGAAATCTACAGCGGTTCGCAGCTGCCGTCCTATTCGATGGTCCCGCCGGGCATCGAGAGCTACGGCGATCCCGCCAAGGCCGACTTTGCCGACATGTCGCAACTCGACCGCGAGGACAAGGCGATCGAGTTGATGAAGGAAGCCGGTTACGGCGAGGGCGGCAAGCCGCTCAACATCGAAATCCGCTACAACACCAATCCCAACCATGAGCGTGTCGCGACGGCGGTCGCCGACATGTGGAAGAACACCTTCGGCGCCAAGGTCTCGCTGGTGAATCTCGACGTGTCGTCGCACTATGCCTACCTGCAGGAGGGCGGCAAGTTCAACGTCGCGCGTGCCGGCTGGGTCGCCGATTACGCCGATGCCGAGAACTTCCTGGCACTGAGCCTCAGCACCAACAAGACCTTCAACTACGGCCATTTCGAAAACGCCGAATTCGATGCGCTGATGAAGAAGTCCTATGAGGAACAGGATCCGGCGGCACGATCGAAGATCATGCACGAGGCTGAAACTCTGCTGATGAAGGAGCAGCCGATAGCGCCGTTCCTGACCCAGGCGGACCTCTGGCTCGTTTCGGAACGGGTCAAGGGCTGGCAGGACAATGCGCCGAATGCGCATCTGAGCAAGTTCCTGAGCATCGCCGAATAACGAACTGAGGCGACGCGCGGGCACCCGCGCGTCGCCTCCGGAGCAAAGTCAATGATCTCCTTCATCCTTCGCCGGCTGGCGAGTGCGGTGCCGACGCTGTTCATCGTCGTCACCATATCCTTCTTTCTGATGCGTTTTGCCCCCGGTGGGCCCTTCAACCTCGAGCGTCCTCTCCCGCCCTCCACGATGGAGAACCTGATGAGGACCTATCACCTCGATCAGCCGCTCTGGCGCCAATACGCCACCTATCTCGGCAATGCCGTCACGGGCGACTTCGGTCCGAGCTACATTTACCACGACAACAATGTCGCGCAGCTGATCGGCAAGGGACTGCCCTATTCGATGGAGCTCGGCTTTTACGCGCTGTTGCTCGCGGTCGTCGGCGGGGTCATAACGGGAACGATCGCCGCCTTGCGGCAGAACAGCTTCTCGGATTTCGCGGTCATGTCGGTTTCCACGATCGGGGTCACCGTGCCGAACTTCGTCGTCGGTCCCGTGCTGACGCTGATCTTTGCGATCGTGCTCGCGTGGCTGCCCGCCGGCGGCTGGGGCGACGGTTCTCTCCGCTTTCTCATCCTGCCGATGATCGCGCTCGCGCTTCCCCAGCTTGCGGTCTTTGCCAGGCTCACGCGCGGCTCGATGATCGAGGCCCTTAATACGGATCATATCCGCACCGCGAAAGCCTATGGCCTGCCGTCCCGCGCCGTGGTCGTGACGCACGCCATGCGCGGTGCCATGCTGCCGGTCGTCTCCTATCTTGCTCCTTGCGCCGCCGCCCTCCTTACGGGCTCGGCCGTGGTGGAAACGATCTTCACTATACCGGGCGTCGGGCGCTACTTCGTGCTCGGAGCGATCAACCGCGACTATACGCTGGTAATGGGCACCGTGATCCTCATCGCCATCTTCGTCATCCTCTTCAATCTTCTGGTCGATATTCTCTACGGCCTGCTCGATCCGAGGGTTCGCCATGACTGATATCGCTCAGATCCCGGCATCGATGCCCGACACCAAAGGCCGAAGCCTCTTTCAGCTCGCAACGCTCCGCTTCCGCCGCAACCGCCCGGCCATGGCCGGTTGCGTCATGCTGGTGCTCATCGCGCTCTTTTCCTTCGTCGGGCCGCTTTTTTCGCCTCACAGCTACGATCAGGTCTTTCCGTCCTATGTCACGATCGGCCCCAGCCTCGAGCCGCGTCCGGACACCTCGACACTTCAGGACGTGATGGAGGGCGTGGCGACGCGTGCACGCGTCACGCTCACGGAATTCAACGTCGAAGGCCAGACCTTCACCGCCACGGTGACTTCGGACGAGCCTATCGATCCTCGCGCCACACGCTATTTCGACCGGGCGAACGAGTTCGAGAACACCGAGGTGGTCGCGACGGAGAACGACGGCCGTACCCTGAAGGTCGAGGGCGAGGTGGCTCGGGAATATTTCCCCTTCGGCACCGATTCCAATGGCCGCGACCTGCTTGTCCGGGTGATGCTGGGCGGCCAGATCTCCATCGCCGTCGGCCTGCTGGCGAGTCTCGTTTCGCTCGGCATCGGCGTCGTATACGGGGCGACATCGGGCTATATCGGCGGGCGCGTCGATAACGTCATGATGCGCCTGGTCGAGATCCTCTATTCGCTGCCCTTCGTTTTCCTGGTCGTGGTGCTCGTCGTCTTCTTCGGCCGCAGCTTCATCCTGATCTTCCTGGTGATCGGGGCTGTCGAATGGCTGGATATGGCCCGCATCGTGCGCGGCCAGACGCTGGCGCTCAAGCGGCGTGAGTTCGTCGGAGCGGCGCAGGCGCTGGGTCTGACCGACTGGCAGATCATCCGCCGGCACATCATCCCGAATACGATCGGTCCGGTCATCGTCTTCGTCACCGTCGTCGTGCCGAAGGTCATCCTGCTCGAGAGTTTCCTGTCGTTCCTCGGACTGGGCGTGCAGGCGCCTCTTACGAGCTGGGGTGCCCTGATCTCGGAAGGTGCGAACAACATACAGTCGGCGCCGTGGCTCTTGATCTTCCCCGCCATCTTCTTCGTCGTGACGCTGTTCTCGCTGAATTTCGTCGGCGACGGCCTGCGCGATGCGCTCGACCCGAAGGACCGCTGACATGACAGAGATGAAGGACTCCATTCTCGCTGTGCGCGGCCTGAAGGTCGACTTTTCCACCCCTGACGGCACCGTCGAAGCGGTCAAGGGCATCGATCTCGACGTCCGTTCCGGCGAGACGCTCGCAGTTGTTGGCGAATCCGGTTCGGGCAAGAGCCAGACCATGATGGGCATCATGGGTCTGCTCGCCAAGAACGGGACGGTGACGGGTTCGGCGCGCTATCGCGGCCAGGAACTCGTGGGCCTTGCACCGAAGGCACTGAACAAGGTGCGCGGCTCGAAGATCACCATGATCTTCCAGGAGCCGATGACTTCGCTCGACCCGCTTTACACGATCGGCCGCCAGATCGCCGAGCCGATCGTCCATCACCGCGGCGGCAGCTTCAAGGAGGCGCGCAGGCGCGTCCTCGAGCTCCTGGAGCTCGTCGGCATTCCCGAACCGGGGCGGCGCATCGACAGCTATCCGCACGAGCTTTCCGGCGGCCAGCGCCAGCGCGTCATGATCGCCATGGCGCTTGCCAACGAGCCGGACATCCTGATCGCCGACGAGCCGACGACCGCCCTGGACGTGACCATCCAGGCCCAGATCCTCGATCTGCTCAAATCGCTGCAAAGGCGCTTCGGCATGGCGATCGTTCTGATCACCCACGACCTCGGCATCGTCAAGCACTTCGCCGACCGGGTCGCGGTCATGCGCCGCGGCGAGGTCGTGGAGCAGGGGGTGACGGCCGATATCTTCGAGCGGCCGAAGGCGGACTATACCAGGATGCTGCTGGAGGCCGAACCGAGCGGGC
The genomic region above belongs to Sinorhizobium meliloti and contains:
- a CDS encoding 4-aminobutyrate--2-oxoglutarate transaminase, translating into MTSLTDRKNAAISRGVGMTTQVYAERAENAEIFDKEGNRYIDFAAGIAVVNTGHRHPKVIAAVKAQLDRFTHTCHQVVPYENYVHLAERLNAIVPGEFAKKTIFVTTGAEAVENAVKIARAATGRQAVVAFGGGFHGRTFMGMALTGKVVPYKVGFGAMPADVFHAPFPIELHGVTVEQSLSALKKLFAADVDPARVAAIIIEPVQGEGGFYPVPTAFMKALREICDQHGILLIADEVQTGFARTGKLFAMEHHGVAPDLTTMAKSLAGGFPLAAVTGRAEIMDAPGPGGLGGTYGGNPLGIAAAHAVLDVIAEENLCERANQLGNRLKQRLAAIREKAPEIVDIRGPGFMNAVEFNDVRTNLPSAEFANKVRLLALEKGLILLTCGVHGNVIRFLAPITIQDEVFAEALDIIEASILEARG
- a CDS encoding MerR family transcriptional regulator, whose protein sequence is MGGIGTIRYKVAEAARLAGVSASTLRLWETQGLVVPERSVTGHRQYTDADLARLKRISWFRSERGLNPAAIREALEAESAFTEDENGSATPTDDNGDLQVGRKLRSLRHAAGKTLEQVAGDIGIAASVLSTLERTSQGVSVAVLHNLAEYFGTTVSSLSGEGETRARALVRAGEWRNWPRTTPGVTVQLLAEGKNQMDCHRFVLAPGASSEGAYRHEGEEFVYVLSGRVEFVLDSDQFYDLHPGDSLYFESRRRHAWSNRHDGETVLLWINTPPTF
- a CDS encoding acyltransferase, coding for MQMVRDQQLDGLRAVAVTMVLYAHFFAADGSHWGHLGVRLFFVLSGFLITRLLLDARDAARFEPATALKSFYARRALRILPPYFAVLAAVFFLDLERSKEVMAWHALYLSNFWYALQNEWTPWVLCHTWSLSIEEQFYLVWPLIVLLVPRRSVAGVCIGVIVCSLAYRFYWPLTGTPSLARDLLPPASMDALAVGALLAARPSWRVGWPAWAKLSWMPLSLASLVLVWSKPVAMSPVVAWFAWIGLEVLPLLPLAMLVGGCSKGIGGLAGRLVALSPLAALGRISYGVYLFHAVVLALVVQAQPFIPVNVSDQGAGRFVVAGSLTLMLASVSWLFFEKPLNGLKRHFSYIRSDGGAGAAVAIPGAGRDEALQPQNLR
- a CDS encoding glycosyltransferase family 2 protein — encoded protein: MPTPLVSIVLPVYNAEPYIAAAIESVLRQDYERLEVIAIDDGSTDRSRDILERYRKSDSRVSIISRENRGLIATLNEGLALAKGELVARMDADDIAYPSRLSRQVALFSAEPRLALSGTGIDMLIGNRIIRGKPNPIYRPGSLRILSMFFTIFMHSTVIYNRNVIPEEMLRYDPNYVHAEDFDLFRRVADRFPVHMIDEALVAYRIHEDSVTSKHKRQMRRTHLTIVAENLARDALLGESAALEAIGAAVTSETVARLADWVLALEGEISAQPGEVRRAYEDGALCFFYFLYQLIADEEQPRLTHEFLTRTGKWGLIRRRERYGLLAAARAPWCSRISLAASKRVDRLARHLQSVPAASVLSGHGWT
- a CDS encoding glycosyltransferase family 2 protein encodes the protein MAVEQPAKAQKHPRAAAARHSVAASLSEASEPLVSFIVCTRNRVRALGASIRSIEAACHAHAANRSELVVVDNGSTDGTPEELARMAAASTMPITLATEPRPGLAAARNTGMARARGRILVFIDDDCEVDRNYLADLQRHYASGDARVIRGGRVELGDPADLPFTIKRSKVAARLTRDVHPGGFVLGCNMTMHRDVAARIGPFDERFGAGAPLKAAEDTDYLVRAFQLGIPVEYVPDMIVHHHHGRRFRAAIEELHRNYSLGNGGLCLKHLLGAPWLLKHFGWTVRSACGEVFGGARFDPKLQLSHWPIVSMNIVGAARFARIAMANAAQPTERRQPEQAAPKLR